From Psychroflexus torquis ATCC 700755, the proteins below share one genomic window:
- a CDS encoding PLP-dependent cysteine synthase family protein has product MHKKLNVHDNLLSMVGCTPLIRLNNITQHFKGEFLAKYEAQNPGLSSKDRIAHYIIEKAEKNGDIKPGDTIIETTSGNTGFSIAMIAAIKGYKCILAVSSKSSKDKISLLKTMGADVTVCPSNVAPEDPRSYYEVAKRIYNETPGSIYINQYFNDLNIDAHYLTTGPEIWEQTQGKITHLVACSGTGGTISGTARYLKEQNPDIKILGIDAFGSVLQKYHETGKFDKSEIYPYKIEGLGKNLIPSATDFDVIDKFTKVTDEDSAYMARDIAKTEGMFVGYTSGAVMQGIKQLAAENEFNSESKVVAIFPDHGSRYMSKVFSDDWMKSQGFTNYPGLEDEQNQSNLKKVHITNIN; this is encoded by the coding sequence TTGAATGTTCACGATAACTTGCTATCAATGGTAGGTTGTACACCACTAATAAGACTTAATAATATTACTCAACATTTTAAAGGAGAATTTTTAGCTAAATATGAAGCTCAAAATCCAGGATTATCCTCTAAAGACAGAATAGCACATTACATCATTGAAAAAGCTGAAAAAAACGGTGATATAAAGCCTGGAGATACCATTATAGAAACTACATCAGGCAATACTGGTTTTAGTATTGCAATGATTGCTGCTATAAAAGGATATAAGTGCATTCTTGCAGTGAGCTCCAAATCTTCCAAGGATAAAATATCCCTTTTGAAAACAATGGGAGCAGATGTAACTGTTTGTCCTTCGAATGTGGCCCCAGAAGATCCGAGATCTTATTACGAAGTAGCTAAGCGAATTTATAATGAGACACCAGGTTCTATTTATATCAATCAATACTTTAATGATTTGAATATTGATGCCCATTATTTAACTACAGGTCCAGAGATATGGGAACAAACACAAGGAAAAATAACTCATCTTGTAGCTTGTAGCGGTACAGGAGGAACCATTTCTGGAACTGCAAGGTATCTGAAAGAGCAAAATCCAGATATTAAAATTCTAGGTATAGATGCCTTTGGATCCGTTCTACAGAAATATCATGAGACGGGAAAATTTGATAAAAGTGAAATTTATCCTTACAAAATTGAAGGTTTAGGAAAAAACTTGATTCCAAGTGCTACAGATTTTGATGTTATTGATAAATTCACAAAAGTAACCGACGAGGACAGTGCTTATATGGCAAGAGATATAGCCAAAACTGAAGGCATGTTTGTTGGTTATACAAGTGGTGCAGTGATGCAAGGCATAAAACAATTGGCTGCAGAAAACGAATTTAATTCCGAAAGTAAAGTCGTTGCTATTTTTCCAGATCATGGATCGCGGTATATGAGTAAAGTTTTTTCTGATGATTGGATGAAATCTCAAGGATTTACCAATTACCCTGGATTAGAAGATGAACAAAACCAAAGCAATTTGAAAAAAGTCCACATCACAAACATCAATTAG
- a CDS encoding aminotransferase class I/II-fold pyridoxal phosphate-dependent enzyme has translation MKDLFAKIYRDKGPLGKWADQAEGYFVFPKLEGQISNRMQFQGREVITWSINDYLGLANNPEVRKTDEEAVKKWGSAYPMGARMMSGHTSLHEQLQEELADFVSKESAYVLNFGYQGILSTIDALVSKDDVIVYDVDAHACIIDGVRLHIGKRFTYKHNDLDSIELNLARAEKIAEQTGGGVLLISEGVFGMRGEQGKLKEIVELKKKYNFRLLVDDAHGFGTLGKTGAGAGEEQGVQDDIDVYFATFAKSMASTGAFIAADKEIIDYLKYNLRSQMFAKSLQMSLVEGALKRLELMRNSTAFKDKLWENVNALQNGLKENGFDIGTTTSCVTPVYLKGSIPEAMALVKDLRENHGIFCSIVVYPVIPKGLILLRMIPTATHTMEDIELTLTAFSAIRERLENGTYKKLSQAIMEEMDK, from the coding sequence ATGAAAGATTTATTTGCAAAAATTTATAGAGATAAAGGTCCTTTAGGTAAATGGGCAGATCAAGCTGAAGGTTATTTTGTTTTTCCAAAATTGGAAGGGCAAATCAGCAATAGAATGCAGTTCCAGGGTAGAGAAGTTATCACTTGGAGCATCAATGATTACTTAGGGCTAGCTAATAATCCAGAAGTGAGAAAAACGGATGAAGAAGCTGTAAAAAAATGGGGTAGTGCCTACCCAATGGGTGCTAGAATGATGAGTGGACACACAAGTCTTCACGAACAACTTCAAGAAGAATTGGCAGATTTCGTAAGTAAAGAATCTGCATATGTACTCAATTTTGGTTACCAAGGCATTTTATCAACAATAGACGCCCTAGTTAGTAAAGATGACGTTATAGTTTACGATGTAGATGCTCATGCCTGTATTATTGATGGTGTCCGTTTACATATTGGTAAGCGATTTACCTACAAGCATAACGATTTAGACAGTATAGAGCTAAACCTAGCTAGAGCTGAAAAGATAGCAGAGCAAACTGGAGGAGGCGTTCTTCTTATTTCTGAAGGGGTTTTTGGAATGAGAGGTGAACAAGGTAAGCTTAAAGAAATTGTTGAGTTAAAGAAAAAGTATAATTTTAGATTACTTGTTGATGATGCTCACGGTTTTGGAACTTTAGGTAAAACAGGAGCTGGAGCTGGAGAGGAGCAAGGTGTTCAAGATGACATAGATGTTTATTTTGCAACCTTTGCAAAATCAATGGCCAGTACAGGAGCCTTTATTGCTGCAGATAAAGAAATCATCGATTATTTAAAATATAACTTAAGATCACAGATGTTTGCTAAATCTTTGCAGATGTCCTTAGTAGAAGGTGCACTTAAACGTTTAGAATTGATGCGTAATTCGACTGCTTTCAAAGATAAACTTTGGGAAAACGTCAATGCGCTTCAGAATGGTTTAAAAGAAAATGGATTTGATATTGGTACAACCACAAGTTGTGTTACACCAGTTTATCTGAAGGGAAGTATTCCCGAAGCGATGGCACTAGTAAAAGATCTTCGTGAGAATCACGGGATCTTCTGTTCAATAGTCGTGTATCCAGTAATTCCAAAAGGTTTAATTCTTTTAAGGATGATACCCACAGCAACACATACTATGGAAGATATAGAGTTAACTCTAACAGCTTTTTCCGCGATAAGAGAGCGCTTAGAAAATGGAACTTACAAAAAGTTATCGCAAGCCATAATGGAAGAAATGGATAAATAA
- a CDS encoding integrase core domain-containing protein, with protein MTEKYDPYENAIAERINGILMQEFGIARNIKIIDLKKQLIKSAVSTYNNFRQHLSNHMLTPVEIHKQNKLKRKHYKSKKA; from the coding sequence ATGACTGAAAAATACGATCCTTATGAGAATGCCATTGCAGAAAGAATCAATGGTATACTCATGCAAGAGTTTGGAATTGCCAGAAATATTAAGATCATAGATTTAAAGAAACAGCTCATCAAAAGCGCAGTGAGCACCTACAATAATTTTAGACAACATTTATCAAACCACATGCTAACACCTGTAGAAATTCACAAACAAAACAAACTCAAAAGAAAACATTACAAATCAAAAAAGGCTTAA
- a CDS encoding GbsR/MarR family transcriptional regulator: MKENICKEKMALVEKLGVHLENTEQLAPVAARILSYIILTGKKGTTFEDMVSTLCASKSTISNHLSHLQDLKEIQYYTKTGDRKKYFIINKDTIIQHVDKMINVWKELRELHSEIKNYKEDQNKHKIENEKEKFDLSFHNDYIKFIDGASASIEELRLKITDNQFDI; this comes from the coding sequence ATGAAAGAAAATATCTGTAAGGAAAAAATGGCTTTAGTCGAAAAACTAGGAGTTCATTTAGAAAACACAGAACAGCTGGCACCCGTTGCAGCTCGTATACTATCCTACATTATTCTTACTGGTAAAAAAGGAACCACTTTTGAAGATATGGTATCCACTCTTTGTGCTAGTAAAAGTACTATTTCTAATCACCTTAGTCATTTACAGGATTTAAAAGAAATTCAGTACTACACAAAAACAGGGGATCGTAAAAAATATTTTATTATAAATAAGGATACCATCATTCAACATGTCGATAAAATGATAAATGTTTGGAAAGAACTACGTGAATTACACTCGGAAATAAAAAACTATAAAGAGGACCAAAACAAACACAAAATCGAAAATGAAAAAGAAAAATTCGATTTAAGTTTTCATAATGATTATATAAAATTTATCGATGGGGCTTCTGCTTCTATCGAGGAATTAAGACTAAAAATAACAGACAATCAATTCGATATTTAA
- a CDS encoding efflux RND transporter periplasmic adaptor subunit yields MKHKKIVRLLALSVFLIILSCGNKEENSAAAQEAAPATFPVTQIQLKTVTGYQEYPTSIEGVVNSDVRAKTSGYIQNVLVDEGQKVIKGQILFELETQSLSQDAGAAKARINVAQVEVEKLIPLVEKNIISSIQLETAKANLAQAKANYSGVVANIDYATIKSPIDGYVGAINFREGALISPSDATPLTKVSEISKVYAFFSFNEAQYIDHLQRSEGKSKAERIENAPDVSLVLPNGKIYSETGRIQTSTGQINQNTGTIKIRAAFNNPNEILTNGNSGKIRIPIDYKDAIVVPQAATFEQQKDILIYTLDKDNKAKPTLIKVQGTVGHLYVIESGLKEGDKIIISGVGKLRTGTPISPQETSFENAIKPITTSFKN; encoded by the coding sequence ATGAAACATAAAAAAATAGTAAGGTTACTCGCTCTAAGTGTATTTCTAATCATTTTAAGTTGTGGTAACAAAGAAGAAAATTCAGCAGCAGCACAAGAAGCGGCACCTGCAACTTTTCCTGTAACACAGATACAACTTAAAACAGTGACAGGATATCAAGAATACCCAACAAGTATAGAAGGCGTGGTCAATAGTGATGTAAGAGCTAAAACGTCTGGATACATTCAAAACGTATTAGTAGATGAAGGTCAAAAAGTAATTAAAGGTCAAATATTATTTGAATTAGAAACACAATCTTTAAGTCAAGATGCTGGTGCAGCAAAAGCACGAATTAATGTAGCACAAGTAGAGGTAGAAAAATTAATTCCGCTTGTAGAAAAAAACATTATCAGTTCTATTCAATTAGAAACGGCCAAAGCTAATTTAGCTCAAGCAAAAGCTAATTATAGTGGTGTTGTTGCAAATATAGACTACGCAACTATTAAAAGTCCTATAGATGGTTATGTTGGAGCTATTAATTTCAGAGAAGGTGCTTTAATTAGTCCAAGTGATGCCACACCTCTAACAAAAGTGAGTGAAATTAGTAAAGTATATGCCTTTTTTAGTTTTAACGAAGCACAATATATAGACCATTTACAAAGATCCGAAGGAAAAAGCAAAGCAGAACGTATTGAAAACGCACCAGATGTAAGCTTAGTTTTACCTAATGGAAAGATTTATTCTGAAACTGGACGTATTCAAACTAGTACAGGTCAAATCAATCAAAACACAGGGACTATAAAAATAAGAGCAGCTTTTAACAATCCAAACGAAATTTTAACGAATGGAAATAGTGGTAAAATTAGAATTCCTATAGACTATAAAGACGCTATTGTTGTGCCTCAAGCAGCAACGTTTGAGCAACAAAAGGATATCTTAATTTACACATTAGATAAAGATAATAAGGCGAAACCTACTTTAATAAAAGTACAAGGCACGGTTGGTCATTTATATGTTATAGAATCTGGACTTAAAGAAGGTGATAAGATTATTATTTCTGGAGTTGGTAAACTAAGAACTGGAACCCCAATTTCACCACAAGAAACATCTTTTGAAAACGCTATTAAACCAATAACTACCTCTTTTAAAAATTAG
- a CDS encoding efflux RND transporter permease subunit, producing the protein MLKTFIERPVLSTVISIIIVMLGVLSITNLPVEEYPDIAPPTIKVLASYPGANAETVLESVIIPIEEQINGVEGMTYITSTASNNGTAEITVYFDQNTDADIAAVNVQNRVGRANPLLPQEVRQTGVTTQKQETSALMFLSMYTDSEDYDATFIQNYLKINVIPAMQRVKGVGDVSVFSQQDYAMRVWLKPEKLAAYNLIPSDITAALQEQNLEAAAGSLGQNNGEAFSYILTYSGRFKEAKQYGDIVIKALGDGEFLRLNDVATIELDAQSYSSNAESLGKPAVFMGIFQTKGSNAQEIIEDIKTTLETVEKNLPEGLHIFVPYDTSLFLNASIDKVVTTLLEAFLLVFLVVFIFLQDLRSTLIPAIAVPVSIIGTFFFLNVFGYSINLLTLFALVLAIGIVVDDAIVVVEAVHSKLDEGEKNPKKATLKAMNEISGAIISITLVMAAVFIPVTFITGPTGVFYEQFGVTLIIAILISAVNALTLSPALCALLLKAHKDDEVLKGKNPLQRFYTLFNRGFNATLSRYGQSLHVLYKRKWISAVLLLIVIVGIFWASKTTPTGFVPDEDRGIIFANIELPPGASLDRTNAVTKDLYAKTREISGVDGVSFVKGSSLISGDGSNYAMGFLKLEDWSDRKDASLSSKAIIGKLFGIASTIPEANIIFFAPPSIRGFGNSAGFEVNLLDKFGGEFSDLDKANQEFSMALMKHPEIQYAQSSFNTNYPQYEMDINVPLAKEKGVPINSIFSTLQGYIGGVYASDFSRFGKQFRVYIQSLPEDRADVDDLNSMYVRTDSGEMAPITEFLSLKRVYGPQSVTRFNLFNSTTITGATNPGFSTGDAIRIIEEEAKNLPSNYTIAYSGLTREEVNAGSQTTFIFVLSILFVYFLLSAQYESYLLPFAVILSLPFGVFGAYISTKFFGLENNIYFQIALIMLIGLLAKNAILIVEFAIQRRENGESIVEAAINGAKARLRPILMTSFAFILGLMPLVLATGVGAEGNNSIGTGAAGGMLIGTLLGVFVIPILFILFQWLQEKVSSKPATQTIEE; encoded by the coding sequence ATGTTAAAAACATTTATTGAGAGACCTGTTCTTTCAACCGTAATATCTATCATCATAGTGATGCTTGGAGTTTTAAGTATCACAAATTTACCTGTAGAGGAATACCCAGATATCGCACCGCCGACTATTAAGGTATTAGCGTCTTACCCAGGAGCCAATGCAGAAACTGTATTAGAGAGTGTAATTATCCCTATTGAAGAACAAATTAATGGTGTAGAAGGTATGACCTATATTACATCAACAGCATCTAACAATGGTACCGCTGAAATTACTGTTTACTTTGATCAAAATACTGATGCAGATATCGCTGCAGTTAATGTTCAAAACCGTGTTGGTAGAGCAAATCCATTGTTACCACAAGAGGTAAGACAAACTGGTGTTACTACTCAAAAGCAGGAAACAAGTGCATTAATGTTCTTATCTATGTATACAGATAGTGAAGATTATGACGCTACTTTTATTCAAAACTATTTAAAAATAAATGTCATACCTGCTATGCAACGTGTGAAAGGTGTTGGTGATGTTAGTGTCTTTTCACAACAAGACTACGCTATGCGTGTGTGGTTAAAACCAGAAAAACTAGCCGCATACAATTTAATCCCATCAGACATTACAGCGGCTTTACAAGAACAGAATTTAGAGGCAGCAGCAGGTTCTTTAGGACAAAATAATGGTGAAGCGTTTTCTTATATTTTAACCTATAGTGGACGTTTTAAAGAAGCAAAACAGTACGGAGATATTGTCATCAAAGCTTTAGGTGACGGAGAGTTTTTACGTCTAAATGACGTGGCGACTATAGAACTTGATGCACAGTCTTATTCTTCGAATGCAGAAAGTTTAGGAAAACCCGCTGTGTTTATGGGTATTTTTCAAACCAAAGGTTCTAACGCCCAAGAAATTATTGAAGATATTAAAACCACTTTAGAAACGGTTGAAAAAAATTTACCAGAAGGATTACATATTTTTGTGCCTTATGATACTAGTTTATTTTTAAACGCTTCGATTGATAAAGTAGTTACAACCTTACTTGAAGCCTTTTTACTAGTATTCCTAGTCGTATTTATCTTCTTACAAGATTTACGTTCTACTTTAATTCCTGCAATTGCCGTCCCCGTTTCTATTATTGGTACTTTCTTTTTCTTGAATGTTTTTGGGTATTCTATTAACTTATTAACGCTATTCGCATTAGTTCTTGCTATTGGTATTGTCGTTGATGATGCCATAGTCGTCGTTGAAGCCGTCCATTCGAAATTGGATGAAGGTGAAAAAAATCCAAAAAAAGCAACGCTAAAAGCAATGAACGAGATTTCTGGGGCTATTATATCTATCACATTAGTCATGGCTGCGGTATTTATTCCCGTCACTTTTATAACAGGTCCAACAGGGGTCTTTTATGAGCAATTTGGAGTTACGTTAATTATTGCAATTCTTATTTCGGCTGTAAATGCCTTAACATTAAGTCCGGCGTTGTGTGCTTTGTTGTTAAAAGCACACAAAGATGATGAAGTGCTCAAGGGTAAAAATCCATTACAACGTTTTTACACATTATTTAATAGAGGATTTAATGCTACCTTAAGTAGATATGGCCAATCTCTTCATGTCTTATACAAAAGAAAATGGATATCAGCAGTATTATTACTAATCGTAATAGTAGGAATTTTTTGGGCCTCAAAAACGACACCTACTGGTTTTGTACCCGATGAAGATAGAGGAATTATATTTGCAAATATAGAATTACCTCCAGGAGCTTCTTTAGATAGAACAAATGCAGTAACTAAAGATTTATACGCAAAAACGAGGGAAATCTCAGGAGTCGATGGTGTATCTTTTGTAAAAGGAAGTAGCTTAATTAGTGGAGATGGTAGTAACTATGCCATGGGATTTTTAAAACTTGAAGATTGGAGTGACCGTAAAGACGCTTCATTATCGTCAAAAGCGATCATAGGGAAACTATTTGGTATTGCTTCAACCATACCAGAAGCAAATATTATTTTCTTTGCACCACCAAGTATTAGAGGATTTGGGAACTCTGCTGGCTTCGAAGTGAACTTATTGGATAAGTTTGGAGGGGAATTTAGTGATTTGGATAAAGCAAATCAAGAGTTTAGTATGGCGTTGATGAAGCATCCAGAAATTCAATATGCACAATCCTCTTTTAATACCAATTATCCACAATATGAAATGGATATAAATGTCCCTTTAGCAAAAGAAAAAGGGGTGCCTATTAATAGTATTTTCTCAACGTTGCAGGGATATATTGGAGGGGTTTATGCATCAGATTTCTCAAGATTTGGAAAACAATTCAGAGTTTATATTCAATCCTTACCAGAAGATAGAGCAGATGTTGACGATTTAAACAGTATGTATGTTAGAACCGATTCGGGAGAAATGGCACCAATCACCGAGTTTTTAAGTCTTAAGCGCGTGTATGGTCCACAATCTGTAACACGATTTAACTTATTCAACTCAACAACCATTACAGGGGCAACCAACCCAGGGTTCAGTACTGGTGATGCCATTAGAATTATTGAAGAAGAGGCTAAAAATCTTCCGAGTAATTACACTATTGCGTATTCAGGTCTAACACGTGAAGAGGTAAATGCAGGAAGCCAAACGACGTTTATCTTTGTCTTGAGTATTCTGTTTGTTTACTTTTTATTAAGTGCTCAGTATGAAAGTTACTTGTTGCCATTTGCAGTTATATTATCGCTTCCATTTGGGGTTTTTGGTGCCTATATAAGCACGAAATTTTTTGGATTGGAAAATAATATCTATTTCCAAATTGCCTTAATAATGCTTATTGGATTACTCGCTAAAAATGCGATTTTAATAGTGGAATTTGCCATACAAAGACGTGAAAACGGGGAAAGTATTGTTGAAGCCGCTATAAATGGAGCAAAAGCACGTTTACGTCCGATTTTAATGACCTCGTTTGCCTTTATTTTAGGATTAATGCCATTGGTGTTAGCCACAGGTGTAGGTGCTGAAGGAAACAACTCTATTGGCACAGGTGCCGCAGGAGGAATGCTTATAGGAACACTTTTAGGAGTCTTTGTAATTCCTATATTATTTATCTTATTTCAGTGGTTACAAGAAAAAGTATCAAGTAAACCAGCAACACAAACTATTGAAGAATAA
- a CDS encoding efflux transporter outer membrane subunit, which produces MKFTNKYKFFSKAILVLLISLTLQSCFVAKDYERPELVETENLFRTDNLPTDSVSIADVSWKTLFTDQFLQHYVEEGLRNNMDVRIAIQQMIAAEAYAKQGKAGYLPSVGIGANATYQELSENSQFGSLFNEAIDQYDVTANLSWEADIWGKIRSNKRATQAAYLQSVSGHQAVKTQLISSIVNTYYNLLALDAQLEVTKETITTRESSVETIKALKDAGQVTLVAVDQNVAQYNNAKALQVDIEIAIFKTENTLSILLGKAPQHFERSSLDKQKIEQDITLGVPATLLSNRPDVMAAEYSLIQSFELTNVAISNFYPSLTLTASGGFQSLELDNLLSVNSLFANILGGLTQPLFNQRRLKTQKEVTLAQQEQSLLLFKRTLLVAGGEVSNALFSYKSETKKFEFRKNEVEALRAAESNSEALLKNGYANYLDLLTARESALTAELNIIDSKLQQLVAIVDLYEALGGGWR; this is translated from the coding sequence ATGAAATTTACAAATAAATATAAATTTTTCAGCAAAGCTATTCTCGTTTTATTGATCTCGCTAACATTACAAAGTTGTTTTGTAGCTAAAGATTATGAAAGACCAGAATTAGTAGAAACAGAAAACTTGTTCAGAACAGATAATTTGCCAACAGATAGTGTATCTATTGCAGATGTATCTTGGAAAACATTATTCACAGACCAATTTCTTCAACATTATGTTGAAGAAGGTTTGCGAAATAATATGGATGTTCGCATTGCAATTCAGCAAATGATAGCTGCGGAAGCTTATGCAAAACAAGGAAAAGCAGGTTATTTACCATCGGTTGGTATAGGTGCAAATGCTACGTATCAAGAACTATCTGAAAATAGTCAATTTGGGTCTTTATTTAACGAAGCAATAGATCAGTACGATGTTACTGCGAATTTATCTTGGGAAGCAGATATTTGGGGAAAAATAAGAAGTAATAAAAGGGCAACACAGGCGGCTTACTTACAAAGTGTCTCAGGACATCAAGCCGTAAAAACACAGTTAATTTCTAGTATTGTAAATACCTACTACAATTTATTAGCATTAGATGCACAATTGGAAGTCACGAAAGAAACCATTACAACCAGAGAAAGTAGTGTAGAAACTATTAAAGCGTTAAAAGATGCAGGTCAAGTTACGCTTGTTGCAGTGGACCAAAACGTAGCACAATATAATAATGCTAAAGCTTTACAAGTAGATATTGAAATTGCTATTTTTAAAACAGAAAACACACTCAGTATTTTATTGGGGAAAGCTCCACAACATTTTGAAAGAAGCAGTTTAGATAAACAAAAAATAGAACAAGATATAACACTTGGTGTGCCAGCAACATTACTTAGTAACAGACCAGATGTTATGGCTGCGGAGTATAGTTTAATTCAGTCTTTTGAGCTAACTAATGTGGCTATAAGCAACTTTTATCCGTCGTTAACATTAACAGCTTCCGGAGGTTTTCAGAGTTTAGAATTGGATAATTTGCTGAGTGTAAATTCATTATTTGCAAATATTCTAGGAGGCTTAACACAGCCACTTTTTAATCAGAGAAGATTAAAAACGCAAAAAGAAGTTACTCTAGCACAACAAGAGCAATCCTTACTTCTATTTAAGAGAACGTTGTTAGTTGCAGGAGGTGAAGTGTCCAACGCTTTATTTTCCTATAAATCTGAAACTAAAAAATTCGAATTTAGAAAGAATGAAGTAGAAGCCTTACGCGCAGCCGAATCCAATTCTGAAGCCTTACTTAAAAACGGTTATGCGAACTATTTAGATTTATTAACAGCAAGAGAGAGTGCTTTAACAGCGGAGCTTAATATTATAGATAGTAAACTACAGCAATTAGTAGCTATCGTAGATTTGTACGAAGCACTTGGTGGTGGATGGAGATAA
- a CDS encoding fasciclin domain-containing protein — protein MKKLILSLSVIAMIAFTSCKNSETEEKEVAEQEEVAVETETSTEGMMEEPQTIVEIAVGNENFSTLVVALKAAGLVETLSSEGPFTVFAPTNDAFGKLPEGTVPTLVMPENKEKLAGILTYHVVSGEFMAADVVNAITENDGSFTIPTVQGEELVATLEGESVILTDANGNKSTVVIADVDASNGVIHAIDSVVMPKS, from the coding sequence ATGAAAAAATTAATTTTAAGTTTAAGTGTAATTGCAATGATTGCATTTACTTCTTGTAAGAACAGCGAAACTGAAGAAAAAGAAGTAGCAGAACAAGAAGAGGTTGCAGTTGAAACTGAAACATCTACTGAAGGTATGATGGAAGAGCCGCAAACTATTGTAGAAATTGCAGTTGGAAATGAAAATTTCAGTACGTTAGTTGTTGCTTTAAAAGCTGCAGGTCTTGTAGAAACTTTAAGTAGTGAAGGTCCATTTACAGTTTTTGCACCTACCAATGATGCTTTTGGAAAATTACCAGAAGGAACAGTTCCTACTTTAGTTATGCCAGAGAATAAAGAAAAATTAGCTGGAATCTTAACTTATCATGTAGTTTCTGGTGAATTTATGGCAGCTGATGTTGTTAACGCTATTACTGAAAACGATGGAAGTTTTACGATTCCAACAGTACAAGGTGAAGAATTAGTTGCAACTTTAGAAGGTGAAAGTGTAATTTTAACTGATGCTAATGGTAATAAATCTACTGTAGTTATTGCTGATGTTGATGCTTCTAATGGTGTCATACATGCTATTGATTCAGTTGTGATGCCTAAGTCATAA